The genomic window GCGGTACTCGACGTCGAACTCGACTCCCTTCGCCTTCAGCCTCTCGGAGAACGCCTTCAGGTCGTCCACCTCGAAGCCGATGCGATCGAGGGCGCGGCCGCGGGTCGGCGCGGTCGCCTCGTCCGTTCCCGCGAAGCTCATGTTCATCCCGGGCACGTCGGTCGTCGTCTGAATCCGGCCGCGCGGGCGTATGCGAAGGTCGAACACCTCAGAGTACCAGGCGAGCAGCTCCTCGTGCTCCGGCGTCCAGAAGTGGATGTGATAGCCGGCGATCGGAACGTGCAGGGACGGATCTTCCTGCAGCTCCACCCAGACGCCGTCGGGGGCCATGACGTAGGCGTTCGGCATCCCCTCCGCGCCGGTGAAGATGTTCCCCGCCTCCATCCCGGCGCCGGTCCAGCGTTCGACGAACTCGGCGGTGTTGCGCACCTTGAAGCCGAAGTGGTCCATGACCGAGCCCTGGGTGGGTCCGGTCGGCTCCTGCTCGGTCAGCACGATCAGGAAGTTCGGCAGCCTGATGGCGGTCAGCAGCCCCTTCTGGACGACCTCGCCGCCGAACCACTCGACCCAGATCTTCTTGTGCGCCTCGATGTCGGTCACGTTCAGGTTGACGTGGCCGAAAGTGATGCCGTTGGCGTTCGGCGTCGCGAGCTGGGCCTCGGCGGGGGGCGCGGCGGCGAGCGCAAGAACCAGGGTGGACGTCAGCAGCAGCCTCATGGTCGGTTCTCCTTTGGCGGCGCGGCGCGCGGAGCGGGAACGCCGCGGAGTTCGCCGAGTCTCACGGTCACCTGGCCCGACAACCGTCGCCTGCGGCTCCGCTTGCCGCCCGGCCGGGCCGGACCAGGAGTGTGCACCGTTCTACGGCGCAGGCTCCTAGTGTATCGTGCTCGTGAGCGGCGGGGCACCGGCCGGGCCACGGGAGGGAACGACATGACTGACAGCAGGAACGGACGCGTGCGGCAGGTTGCGGCGACGCTCGGCGCGGCGGCGGTGTGGACGGTCCTGGCGGGCGCAAGTGCGCCGGCCGCGCCGTCCGGCGCACCGGAGGCCGCCGGGCAGGCCGAACAAGCGGCGGACATCCCGCAATTCCGCGTCGATCCCTTCTGGCCATCGCTGCCGGACGACTGGATGCTGGGCCAGGCGGCCGGTGTGGCGGTCGACGCCGACGACCACATCTGGCTCCTCCATCGGCCGCTGACTCTGGACGCGCGCCAGCGCGGCGAGGAAGGCATGTGCTGCACGCCGGCCCCGCCGGTCATCGAGTTCGCGCAGGACGGCTCCGTGCTCCGCTCGTGGGGCGGTCCCGGAGAGGGCTACGACTGGCCGGCGGGCGAGCACGGCATCCACATCGACCACGAGGGTCACGTCTGGATCGGCGGCAACGCGGCC from Acidobacteriota bacterium includes these protein-coding regions:
- a CDS encoding VOC family protein, translating into MRLLLTSTLVLALAAAPPAEAQLATPNANGITFGHVNLNVTDIEAHKKIWVEWFGGEVVQKGLLTAIRLPNFLIVLTEQEPTGPTQGSVMDHFGFKVRNTAEFVERWTGAGMEAGNIFTGAEGMPNAYVMAPDGVWVELQEDPSLHVPIAGYHIHFWTPEHEELLAWYSEVFDLRIRPRGRIQTTTDVPGMNMSFAGTDEATAPTRGRALDRIGFEVDDLKAFSERLKAKGVEFDVEYREVEGKGLKNAFLTDPAGTYIELTEGYDEY